From the genome of Thermogutta terrifontis, one region includes:
- a CDS encoding DUF1559 domain-containing protein, translating to MTEHYARFNRSSIRSLIRGFTLVELLVVIAIIGILIALLLPAVQAAREAARRSQCTNNLKQLALAMHNYHDVYNTLPRSGYGGNDAGRPWNNWERFGVNVCLLPFIEQKALADQFVYVSGTPFGTYFNGPMQVKVPAFLCPSARPYRNANNTAGWNGPGCNYAWCSGSTTYTAWGANVNSFNGMFQVRIEKPFAAVTDGLSQTAMVSEILSGDGDSSKATYPFDIFYPQGGDSVYNNIANQDFPTPAELQTIGVACQNPAGERSNNGTLWAWYPHAQVLFNTAAPPNWQYPSCGGNCCPGGAHDWGRGIIPPRSLHPGGVNVGLGDGSVRFITSTIDTLTFQRLGHASDGQPIPEF from the coding sequence GTGACGGAGCACTACGCCAGGTTCAATCGCAGTAGTATTAGAAGCCTTATTAGGGGTTTCACACTAGTGGAACTTCTTGTGGTCATTGCCATTATTGGGATCCTTATTGCTTTGTTGCTCCCCGCTGTACAGGCGGCGCGGGAAGCCGCTCGACGGAGCCAGTGCACCAACAACCTCAAGCAGCTTGCTCTGGCCATGCACAACTACCACGATGTGTATAACACACTTCCGCGGTCGGGGTATGGCGGGAACGATGCGGGGCGGCCATGGAACAACTGGGAGCGATTCGGGGTCAATGTGTGCCTCCTGCCATTCATTGAGCAGAAGGCCCTGGCGGACCAGTTCGTGTATGTGTCGGGAACTCCCTTCGGGACGTATTTCAATGGACCGATGCAGGTGAAGGTTCCGGCCTTCCTGTGCCCCTCTGCACGACCCTATCGCAATGCCAATAATACGGCGGGTTGGAATGGGCCGGGCTGCAATTATGCATGGTGTTCAGGGAGCACAACCTACACCGCATGGGGCGCCAACGTGAATTCGTTCAATGGCATGTTTCAGGTACGCATTGAAAAGCCTTTTGCGGCGGTGACGGACGGCCTTTCGCAGACCGCGATGGTGTCAGAAATCCTTTCCGGCGATGGGGATAGCTCGAAGGCCACGTACCCGTTTGACATTTTCTATCCGCAGGGCGGCGATAGCGTGTACAACAATATTGCCAACCAGGATTTCCCCACTCCCGCGGAGTTGCAAACGATTGGTGTGGCGTGCCAAAATCCAGCCGGTGAACGGAGCAACAATGGGACTCTCTGGGCGTGGTATCCGCACGCTCAGGTGCTGTTCAACACGGCGGCTCCCCCCAACTGGCAATACCCCAGTTGCGGTGGCAACTGCTGCCCGGGTGGCGCGCACGACTGGGGCCGGGGTATCATTCCCCCGCGAAGCCTTCATCCTGGTGGGGTGAACGTGGGACTGGGAGACGGTTCTGTCCGCTTTATCACGAGCACAATCGACACACTGACCTTCCAGCGGTTGGGACACGCTTCAGACGGCCAGCCAATCCCCGAGTTCTGA
- a CDS encoding Hsp20/alpha crystallin family protein — protein MAVPPFGPQSLEQLRREMDRLFNSFLGELPEAPWPLQGRERLPVNMWETSDAFYVEAEVPGVTQDQIDISVTGNELTIKVRRPQPAEEGVTYHRRERATGEATRVIRLPGEVDHDRVQADLQLGVLTITLPKAEATRPRKIPVNVRTG, from the coding sequence ATGGCAGTCCCTCCCTTTGGTCCGCAATCTCTGGAACAACTCCGTCGTGAGATGGATCGGTTGTTTAACAGCTTTCTCGGTGAGTTGCCGGAAGCTCCCTGGCCGTTGCAAGGGCGAGAACGCCTGCCGGTGAACATGTGGGAAACGTCGGATGCCTTTTATGTGGAGGCGGAAGTTCCCGGCGTGACACAGGATCAAATTGACATCTCCGTGACCGGCAACGAGCTGACCATCAAGGTGCGGCGGCCGCAACCTGCCGAGGAAGGTGTCACCTACCATCGACGGGAGCGCGCGACAGGGGAAGCCACGCGGGTGATCCGGTTGCCCGGTGAGGTGGATCACGACCGAGTTCAGGCTGATCTCCAGCTCGGTGTGCTGACGATCACGCTGCCGAAGGCCGAAGCAACCCGGCCAAGGAAGATCCCCGTGAACGTGCGCACCGGCTGA
- the groL gene encoding chaperonin GroEL (60 kDa chaperone family; promotes refolding of misfolded polypeptides especially under stressful conditions; forms two stacked rings of heptamers to form a barrel-shaped 14mer; ends can be capped by GroES; misfolded proteins enter the barrel where they are refolded when GroES binds), whose amino-acid sequence MAKLIAFDQEARDALRRGVSKLAQAVKVTLGPRGRNVIIQKSFGSPTVTKDGVTVAKEIDLEDVYENLGARMVREVASKTSDVAGDGTTTATILAEAIFTEGLKAVVSGINPIGLKQGIEKAVEDIVDKLRKMSIPIKTTKEMAQVAAIAANNDMAIGELLAQAMDKVGKDGVITVEESKTMETKVEFVEGMQFDRGYLSPYFVTDPQKMECVLEDCYILIHEKKISNARELVPLLEAVVNSNKPLLIIAEDVDGDALATLVVNRIRGTLRCCAVKAPGYGDRRKAMLEDIAILTGGVALFESLGRKLEHVTLAELGRAKKVVVDKDNTTIIEGAGKTEEIKGRIEQIRREIEKTTSDYDREKLEERLAKLAGGVAKLSVGAATEAEMKEKKARVEDALHATRAAVEEGILPGGGVALLRAAAQCSPEGLSTDEKVGYEIVLRACRAPITQIAANAGQDGSIVCEKVAEMKGNMGYNALTGQFEDLVKAGVIDPTKVVRTALQNAASVAVLMLTSDALVAEKPKEEKGGSHSPPEY is encoded by the coding sequence ATGGCAAAGTTAATTGCCTTTGATCAGGAAGCCCGGGATGCCCTTCGACGTGGCGTCTCCAAGCTGGCCCAGGCTGTGAAAGTCACGCTGGGCCCTCGTGGTCGGAATGTGATCATTCAGAAAAGCTTTGGTTCTCCCACCGTGACCAAAGATGGCGTGACGGTGGCCAAGGAAATTGACCTGGAAGACGTTTACGAAAATTTGGGCGCCCGGATGGTCCGGGAAGTCGCCTCGAAGACAAGTGACGTGGCAGGCGACGGTACCACGACCGCTACCATCCTTGCGGAAGCGATCTTCACGGAAGGTCTCAAGGCCGTCGTCTCGGGAATTAATCCCATCGGCCTGAAGCAGGGGATCGAAAAGGCGGTGGAAGACATTGTCGATAAACTCCGCAAGATGTCGATCCCCATCAAGACCACCAAGGAGATGGCCCAGGTGGCCGCGATCGCCGCGAACAACGATATGGCGATCGGTGAGCTCCTTGCTCAGGCGATGGACAAGGTCGGCAAAGACGGCGTGATCACGGTCGAAGAAAGCAAGACCATGGAAACCAAGGTCGAATTTGTGGAGGGAATGCAGTTCGACCGTGGTTATCTGTCGCCGTACTTTGTGACCGATCCTCAAAAGATGGAATGCGTGCTTGAGGATTGTTACATCCTCATTCACGAAAAGAAGATTTCCAACGCCCGGGAGCTTGTGCCGCTCCTTGAAGCGGTTGTCAACTCCAACAAGCCGCTACTCATCATCGCCGAGGATGTGGATGGCGACGCCCTGGCGACCCTGGTCGTCAACCGAATCCGCGGGACCCTCCGCTGCTGTGCGGTCAAGGCGCCGGGTTATGGCGATCGCCGCAAGGCCATGCTGGAAGACATCGCCATTCTGACCGGTGGCGTGGCACTGTTCGAAAGCCTCGGCCGGAAGCTCGAGCACGTCACCCTTGCCGAGCTCGGTCGCGCTAAGAAGGTTGTGGTGGACAAAGACAACACGACGATTATCGAGGGCGCTGGCAAGACCGAGGAGATCAAAGGACGTATCGAACAGATCCGGCGCGAAATCGAAAAGACCACCAGTGACTACGACCGTGAAAAACTGGAAGAGCGGCTGGCGAAGCTCGCCGGTGGTGTGGCTAAACTGAGCGTCGGTGCGGCGACCGAGGCCGAGATGAAGGAGAAGAAGGCCCGCGTGGAGGACGCACTCCATGCCACTCGGGCGGCTGTGGAAGAGGGGATCCTCCCCGGTGGCGGAGTGGCGCTCCTGCGTGCAGCGGCGCAGTGCTCGCCCGAGGGTCTCTCCACTGACGAAAAGGTTGGTTACGAGATCGTCCTCCGGGCGTGCCGTGCACCGATCACTCAGATCGCGGCCAACGCCGGCCAGGATGGCAGCATTGTGTGCGAAAAAGTCGCCGAAATGAAGGGCAACATGGGCTACAACGCCCTTACCGGACAATTTGAGGACCTGGTCAAGGCGGGTGTCATCGACCCGACCAAGGTGGTTCGGACCGCCCTTCAGAATGCGGCCAGCGTTGCCGTCCTCATGCTCACCAGTGACGCGCTGGTGGCCGAAAAGCCCAAGGAGGAAAAAGGCGGTAGCCACTCGCCTCCGGAATATTGA
- a CDS encoding helix-turn-helix domain-containing protein, with amino-acid sequence MRKKYIVRLTEEERQKCQEVIRKLKGTSQKVRRAQILLKADADGPAWTDQQIAEAFGCRRQTVEKIRQRFVERGFEETLEGKSRSGPPANKILDGEVEAKIIATRLGPPPAGYGQWTLRLLARRLVELKVVESISHETVRRALKKTRSRRGRFSTG; translated from the coding sequence ATGCGAAAGAAGTATATTGTCCGGCTGACCGAGGAAGAACGTCAGAAATGCCAGGAGGTCATTCGCAAGCTGAAGGGGACCAGCCAGAAGGTCCGTCGCGCTCAGATTCTGCTGAAGGCGGACGCGGACGGTCCGGCCTGGACGGACCAACAGATTGCCGAAGCGTTCGGGTGTCGGCGACAGACGGTGGAGAAGATTCGTCAGCGTTTTGTGGAACGGGGTTTTGAGGAGACGCTGGAAGGGAAGAGCCGGTCGGGGCCACCAGCGAACAAGATTCTGGATGGGGAGGTGGAAGCGAAAATCATTGCCACCCGTTTGGGGCCGCCGCCTGCGGGTTACGGTCAGTGGACGCTTCGCCTCCTGGCCCGTCGGTTGGTGGAGCTGAAAGTGGTGGAATCGATCAGCCACGAGACAGTACGCCGGGCGCTAAAAAAAACGAGATCACGGCGCGGAAGATTCAGTACTGGGTGA
- the groES gene encoding co-chaperone GroES: MAKKKTEQGDSKLQLQPLADRVVVEREESEEKTPGGILLPDTAKKKPSRGVVVSVGPGRLLDDGTRAPLQVKVGDRVLFSSYAGDEFRMGEQEYVLLREEDILAVIE; the protein is encoded by the coding sequence ATGGCCAAGAAGAAAACCGAACAGGGAGACAGCAAGCTCCAGTTGCAGCCACTGGCAGATCGGGTCGTGGTCGAGCGCGAGGAGTCCGAGGAAAAGACACCCGGTGGCATCCTGTTGCCGGACACCGCCAAAAAGAAGCCCTCACGGGGAGTTGTCGTGAGCGTGGGACCAGGACGTTTGCTGGATGATGGGACACGGGCACCCCTTCAGGTGAAGGTTGGTGATCGTGTCCTGTTCAGCTCCTATGCCGGTGATGAATTTCGGATGGGAGAACAGGAATACGTGCTGTTGCGGGAAGAGGACATTTTGGCGGTTATCGAGTGA
- a CDS encoding IS630 family transposase, translated as MIPPEADAEFAAQMEEVLEVYCRPYDPLHPVVCMDEQPVQLVKEVRRPIPATRGHPRRVDYEYERAGTAAIFLFCEPLVGWRQATARERRTKSDWATEVAALLDGRYADCERITLICDNLNTHTKGAFYEVFPAERARQYVRRIEFVYTPKHGSWLNVAECELSCLTRQCLAGRRVGELRLLQEEIAAWSGDLNARQRGVDWQMTAEDARCKLKSVYPKIIL; from the coding sequence GTGATACCGCCGGAGGCGGATGCGGAGTTTGCCGCTCAGATGGAAGAGGTGCTGGAGGTGTATTGTCGGCCATATGATCCGTTGCATCCGGTCGTTTGCATGGATGAGCAGCCGGTGCAGTTGGTGAAGGAAGTGCGGCGTCCGATTCCGGCGACGAGAGGGCATCCCCGGCGAGTGGATTACGAGTATGAACGAGCGGGGACGGCGGCGATCTTCCTGTTTTGCGAGCCCTTGGTCGGTTGGCGTCAGGCAACGGCGCGGGAACGTCGGACGAAGAGTGACTGGGCCACGGAGGTGGCGGCGCTTTTGGACGGGCGTTACGCGGACTGTGAGCGGATCACGCTGATCTGCGACAACCTGAACACGCACACGAAAGGGGCGTTTTACGAGGTGTTCCCAGCGGAGCGGGCTCGTCAGTACGTTCGTCGCATTGAGTTTGTTTACACGCCGAAACACGGCAGTTGGCTGAACGTGGCGGAGTGCGAGTTGAGCTGTTTGACCCGGCAGTGTCTAGCGGGGCGTCGTGTGGGAGAGTTACGTCTTCTTCAGGAGGAAATTGCGGCGTGGTCGGGAGACCTAAACGCTCGGCAGCGGGGTGTCGACTGGCAAATGACCGCGGAAGATGCCCGCTGCAAACTGAAGTCTGTTTATCCCAAAATTATCCTGTGA
- a CDS encoding Hsp20/alpha crystallin family protein, which produces MRHQHGGKRAAQAAPEHLRGDRFYSPAVDIVEKSDEILLIADVPGAKPEDIDVQFEDGTLTLHARVAPRYGEGVEFLRQEYGVGDFLRVFHVSEAIDAAKISAEYANGVLTLHLPKSAGLRPRKIEVAVKS; this is translated from the coding sequence ATGAGACATCAACACGGTGGGAAACGCGCAGCCCAGGCGGCTCCGGAACATCTTCGAGGAGATCGGTTTTACAGCCCTGCCGTCGATATCGTGGAAAAGTCCGATGAGATTCTCCTTATCGCCGATGTGCCGGGGGCTAAACCAGAAGATATTGATGTTCAATTCGAGGATGGCACGCTGACGCTGCATGCCCGGGTAGCGCCGCGATATGGCGAGGGAGTGGAATTTCTGCGGCAAGAATACGGTGTGGGCGATTTTCTGCGGGTGTTCCATGTGAGTGAAGCCATTGACGCGGCCAAGATCTCGGCAGAATATGCCAATGGGGTTCTCACGCTTCATTTGCCGAAATCTGCGGGTCTGCGTCCGCGGAAGATCGAGGTTGCCGTCAAGAGTTGA